One Desulfovibrio fairfieldensis genomic window carries:
- a CDS encoding cytochrome c3 family protein: MPYPRKRVWIVGGIILAACVVLAGAGVAYTSGTEFCLSCHEMRVYQDELKLSSHAKDAQGKDISCSQCHIPSGNLARMLGAKAWLGLKDLWVHNLDGGEDLDRAGMQPVARRFTDDANCRACHQDLSKNAKNDGPVSKEGQLAHDNYLGKNGRARSGCVGCHQNLAHLPVFDERIPHNQKFAQKLKESRS; the protein is encoded by the coding sequence ATGCCGTATCCTCGAAAACGCGTCTGGATTGTGGGCGGCATAATCCTTGCGGCGTGCGTTGTTCTGGCGGGCGCGGGGGTGGCCTACACCTCCGGCACGGAATTCTGCCTGTCATGTCACGAGATGCGCGTTTACCAGGATGAGCTCAAGCTCTCGTCCCACGCCAAGGACGCCCAGGGCAAAGACATTTCCTGTTCGCAGTGCCATATCCCCTCGGGCAATCTGGCGCGCATGCTGGGCGCCAAGGCCTGGCTGGGACTCAAGGACCTCTGGGTGCACAACCTGGACGGCGGCGAGGATCTGGACCGGGCCGGAATGCAGCCCGTGGCCCGGCGCTTTACGGACGACGCCAATTGCCGCGCCTGTCATCAGGATCTGAGCAAAAACGCCAAGAACGACGGCCCTGTTTCTAAGGAAGGCCAGCTGGCTCATGACAATTACCTGGGCAAAAACGGCCGGGCGCGCAGCGGCTGCGTGGGCTGCCATCAGAATCTCGCCCATCTGCCCGTTTTTGACGAGCGCATTCCCCATAACCAGAAGTTCGCACAGAAACTCAAGGAGAGCCGGTCATGA
- a CDS encoding nitrate reductase produces MNASRREFLRCFAMSAAVAAASGTGLAGLAQAADDNRPDKWVKGVCRYCGTGCGVMVGVKNGKAVAIQGDPNNHNAGLLCLKGSMLIPVLNSRERVTQPMLRRQKGGKLEPVSWDEALDLMAKKFRASIDTYGPNSVAWYGSGQCLTEETYVANKIFKGGFGTNNVDGNPRLCMASAVGGYLTSFGKDEPMGTYADIDHASCFFIIGSNTSEAHPVLFRRIARRKQMEPGVKIIVADPRRTNTSRIADLHIAFRPGTDLALMHSMAWVIINEELDNPRFWQRYVNFMGVDGKPSDFEGYKAFLENFRPEKAAEICRIPVEQIYAAARAFAESPATMSLWCMGINQRVQGVFANNLIHNLHLLTGQICRPGATPFSLTGQPNACGGVRDGGALSHLLPAGRMVVNPKHRAEMEQLWGLPEGRIAPKPGYHTVALFEALGRGDVKCMLICETNPAQTLPNLNKFHKAMSNPESFIVCIEAFPDAVTLQFADLVLAPAFWCERDGVYGCGERRYALTEKAVEPPAQCRPTVNTLVEFAKRAGVDPKLVNFRNAEDVWNEWRMVSKGTTYDFSGMTRDRLRKESGLIWPCPGEDHPGTNLRYVRGQDPNVPADHPDRFFFYGKPDGKAVIWMRPYKGAAEEPDAEYPLYLTSMRVIDHWHTATMTGKVPELQKANPAAYVEINPQDAEKAGIRQDDTVIVETRRAAMELPARVSDVCRPGLIAVPFFDPKKLVNKFFLDAFDPASQEPEYKICAARIRKA; encoded by the coding sequence ATGAATGCTTCCCGTCGTGAATTTTTACGCTGTTTTGCCATGTCTGCCGCCGTGGCCGCGGCTTCGGGCACGGGTCTCGCGGGCCTGGCCCAGGCTGCGGACGACAACCGGCCGGATAAATGGGTCAAGGGCGTCTGTCGCTATTGCGGCACGGGCTGCGGCGTCATGGTCGGCGTCAAAAACGGCAAAGCCGTCGCCATCCAGGGCGATCCCAACAACCACAACGCCGGATTGCTCTGTCTCAAGGGCTCCATGCTTATTCCGGTGCTCAATTCCAGGGAGCGCGTGACCCAGCCCATGCTGCGCCGCCAGAAAGGCGGCAAGCTGGAGCCCGTCAGCTGGGACGAGGCCCTGGATCTGATGGCCAAGAAGTTCCGCGCCAGCATCGACACTTACGGCCCCAATTCCGTGGCCTGGTACGGATCGGGCCAGTGTCTGACCGAAGAAACCTATGTGGCCAACAAGATTTTCAAGGGCGGCTTCGGCACCAACAATGTGGACGGCAACCCGCGCCTGTGCATGGCCTCGGCCGTGGGCGGCTATCTGACCAGTTTCGGCAAGGACGAGCCCATGGGCACCTATGCCGACATCGACCATGCCTCCTGTTTCTTCATCATCGGTTCCAACACCTCGGAAGCCCATCCCGTGCTCTTCCGGCGCATTGCCCGCCGCAAGCAGATGGAGCCGGGGGTCAAAATCATCGTGGCCGACCCGCGCCGCACCAATACCTCGCGCATCGCGGACCTGCACATTGCCTTCCGGCCGGGAACGGACCTGGCGCTCATGCACAGCATGGCCTGGGTGATCATCAATGAGGAGCTGGACAATCCCCGCTTCTGGCAGCGCTACGTCAACTTCATGGGCGTGGACGGCAAACCCTCGGATTTTGAGGGCTACAAGGCCTTTCTGGAGAACTTCCGGCCGGAAAAGGCCGCGGAAATCTGCCGCATCCCGGTGGAGCAGATCTACGCGGCGGCCCGCGCCTTTGCCGAATCCCCGGCGACCATGAGCCTCTGGTGCATGGGCATCAACCAGCGGGTGCAGGGGGTTTTCGCCAACAACCTGATCCACAATCTGCATCTGCTCACGGGCCAGATCTGCCGCCCCGGCGCCACGCCTTTCTCGCTCACGGGACAGCCCAATGCCTGCGGCGGCGTGCGCGACGGCGGCGCATTATCCCATCTGCTGCCCGCCGGGCGGATGGTGGTCAATCCCAAGCACCGGGCCGAAATGGAACAGCTCTGGGGCCTGCCGGAAGGGCGCATCGCGCCCAAGCCCGGCTACCACACCGTGGCCCTGTTCGAAGCCCTGGGCAGGGGCGACGTGAAGTGCATGCTCATCTGTGAGACCAATCCGGCCCAGACCCTGCCGAACCTGAACAAGTTCCACAAGGCCATGTCCAATCCGGAATCCTTCATTGTCTGCATCGAGGCCTTCCCGGACGCCGTGACCCTGCAATTCGCGGATCTGGTTCTGGCCCCGGCCTTCTGGTGCGAGCGCGACGGCGTCTACGGCTGCGGCGAACGACGCTACGCCCTGACCGAAAAGGCCGTGGAGCCGCCGGCCCAGTGCCGTCCGACCGTGAACACCCTGGTGGAATTCGCCAAACGCGCGGGAGTGGACCCCAAGCTGGTGAACTTCAGGAACGCCGAGGACGTCTGGAACGAATGGCGCATGGTTTCCAAGGGCACCACCTATGACTTCTCGGGCATGACCCGCGACCGTCTGCGCAAGGAATCGGGCCTGATCTGGCCCTGCCCCGGCGAAGACCATCCGGGCACCAATCTGCGCTACGTGCGCGGTCAGGACCCCAATGTGCCCGCCGACCATCCCGACCGTTTCTTCTTCTACGGCAAACCGGACGGCAAGGCCGTGATCTGGATGCGGCCCTACAAGGGCGCGGCCGAGGAGCCGGATGCGGAATACCCGCTCTACCTGACCTCCATGCGGGTCATCGACCACTGGCACACCGCCACCATGACCGGCAAGGTGCCGGAACTGCAGAAAGCCAATCCGGCGGCCTATGTGGAAATCAATCCCCAGGACGCGGAAAAGGCGGGCATCAGGCAGGACGACACGGTCATCGTGGAAACCCGGCGCGCCGCCATGGAACTGCCGGCCAGAGTCAGCGACGTCTGCCGTCCCGGCCTGATCGCCGTGCCGTTCTTTGATCCCAAGAAGCTGGTCAACAAGTTCTTCCTGGACGCCTTTGATCCGGCTTCACAGGAACCGGAGTACAAGATCTGCGCGGCGCGGATTCGCAAAGCCTGA
- a CDS encoding chaperone NapD, with translation MAIAGIVLSVTEGRLSETREALRAFPGIVDVQELEDDSRLAAVLESPSRRLQADLESLNGLDHVRQLDVAYVNYEEDLDGQGHMACPPHRARGHRRRVSVPEGEPS, from the coding sequence ATGGCTATCGCGGGTATAGTGCTCAGCGTGACGGAAGGGCGTCTGTCGGAAACACGCGAGGCCTTGCGGGCCTTTCCCGGCATTGTGGACGTTCAGGAGCTGGAGGACGATTCCAGGCTGGCGGCGGTGCTGGAAAGCCCGTCCCGGCGCCTGCAGGCCGATCTGGAAAGCCTGAACGGCCTTGACCATGTGCGGCAACTGGACGTGGCCTATGTGAACTATGAGGAAGACCTGGACGGGCAGGGCCATATGGCCTGTCCGCCGCACCGCGCGCGCGGGCACCGGCGCCGCGTGAGCGTGCCGGAGGGAGAGCCTTCGTGA
- a CDS encoding 4Fe-4S dicluster domain-containing protein: MSLFRPPLRPPGAAAEKDFTRLCVRCGQCVEVCPHQCLELMGGFGRERRTPRVTPRRAPCRLCMKCPPVCPSGALDPSITDMHRAGMGRAYILRDRCHNYTDGTICMTCYDRCPLRGKAVVLSGGITPAVTTACVGCGVCEYVCPVKAVEVLPASAPGVPPTAAPTLKAPGGGA; encoded by the coding sequence GTGAGTCTGTTCCGCCCGCCGCTGCGTCCGCCGGGCGCGGCGGCGGAAAAGGATTTCACACGGCTGTGCGTGCGCTGCGGCCAGTGCGTCGAAGTCTGCCCGCACCAGTGTCTTGAACTGATGGGCGGCTTCGGGCGTGAACGGCGCACCCCGCGCGTGACGCCGCGTCGCGCACCGTGCCGGCTGTGCATGAAATGCCCGCCGGTCTGCCCTTCGGGCGCGCTGGACCCCTCGATCACGGACATGCACCGCGCGGGCATGGGGCGGGCCTATATTCTCCGGGACCGCTGCCATAATTACACGGACGGCACCATCTGCATGACCTGCTATGACCGCTGCCCCCTGCGCGGCAAGGCCGTGGTCCTGTCCGGGGGCATTACTCCGGCCGTAACCACGGCCTGCGTGGGCTGCGGCGTCTGTGAATATGTCTGCCCGGTCAAGGCCGTGGAAGTGCTGCCCGCATCCGCGCCGGGCGTGCCGCCCACGGCCGCGCCGACGCTCAAGGCTCCCGGAGGCGGCGCATGA
- a CDS encoding 4Fe-4S binding protein: protein MTSSPAIYVGIRRCAQTLTALVFCLLPWLNAPGAHQFTLISGSLFALDLGGLPFADPVAALQVAVGGFAPAPRLLLGAVLSLGLALLLGRVFCSWICPYGFLSELVSSLRRRAAGVSGGHKESDSRQRDRRDAAFRGRAGIVLLGLVGAAVLGFPLLSLLSMPGELSLAPLLARQEAGRADGLILLSALALPVAALALEALGGRRFWCRYICPQSVLLGLAARCLPQGAPGLRMTWRASACTCRGETPCRAACSLALNPRRAAGPPRRDCVMCGDCLKACAARGGALRWSLRAAFRRGSKDGGGDGG from the coding sequence ATGACCTCTTCCCCGGCAATCTATGTCGGCATACGGCGTTGCGCGCAAACGCTGACCGCGTTAGTATTCTGCCTGCTCCCCTGGCTCAACGCTCCGGGCGCGCACCAATTCACCCTGATCAGCGGCAGCCTTTTCGCCCTTGATCTCGGGGGCCTGCCCTTTGCCGATCCCGTGGCGGCCCTGCAGGTGGCCGTGGGCGGTTTCGCGCCCGCGCCCCGCCTGTTGCTGGGGGCCGTGTTGTCCTTGGGCCTGGCGCTTTTGCTGGGCCGGGTATTTTGCAGCTGGATCTGCCCCTACGGCTTTTTATCCGAACTGGTGTCCAGCCTGCGGCGGCGCGCGGCGGGCGTGTCCGGCGGGCATAAAGAGTCTGATTCCCGGCAGCGGGACAGACGGGATGCGGCCTTCAGGGGCAGGGCGGGCATTGTGCTGCTGGGCCTTGTGGGCGCGGCGGTGCTGGGTTTTCCCCTGCTGAGCCTGCTGTCCATGCCCGGCGAGCTTTCGCTGGCTCCCCTGCTTGCCCGGCAGGAAGCGGGCAGGGCGGACGGGCTGATTCTGCTTTCCGCCCTGGCCCTGCCCGTGGCGGCGCTTGCGCTGGAGGCGCTCGGCGGCAGACGGTTCTGGTGCCGCTATATCTGCCCCCAGTCCGTGCTGCTGGGTCTGGCCGCGCGTTGTCTGCCGCAAGGCGCGCCGGGACTGCGCATGACCTGGCGGGCTTCGGCCTGCACCTGTAGGGGCGAGACGCCCTGCCGCGCGGCCTGTTCTCTGGCGCTCAATCCGCGCCGGGCGGCCGGACCGCCCCGGCGGGATTGCGTAATGTGCGGCGACTGCCTCAAGGCCTGCGCCGCGCGCGGCGGCGCATTGCGCTGGAGCCTGCGCGCCGCGTTCCGGCGCGGGTCGAAAGACGGCGGCGGGGACGGCGGGTAA
- a CDS encoding FmdE family protein yields the protein MSIGQWSHEDFIAQVLKFHGHAAPGVIIGGYMVEKARRALPGGILFDAVSETVQCLPDAVQMLTPCTVGNGWLRICNFGIYALSLYDKYTGEGVRVRLDVDKLDRWPHTRIWLLKEKPKSEQEPELLRAEMAEAAMDMLSLSKIQIRPELLRRKGKGAIVRCPLCGEWYPAAFGRICRSCQGDSPYEQGPGLAFQEPRLTAVPVEQAVGQHVLHDMTKIVPQQSKGAVFKAGQNIDVGDICRLQQMGRFRVYTEEAAGDNPDFVHEDAAVRAFAELMPGEGVAPQGEPSEGKINFRAERDGLFEVDRERLAAFNMLPDVMCATRHGMSVVRKGARLAGSRAIPLLLARPVFLKALSLLDGGPLFRVRPMRKARVGTLVTGTEVFQGLIQDRFAPIIRQKAENLGCTVVGERVAPDDAPAIGAALAQLLDLGADLIITTAGLSVDPDDVTRKALLDAGLTDLSFGLPVLPGTMTLLGRIGGAQVLGVPACALFYKTTALDLMLPRLLANVPMSRADLALLGHGGLCLECKSCDFPKCTFGR from the coding sequence ATGAGTATCGGCCAGTGGTCGCATGAAGATTTTATTGCGCAAGTGCTGAAGTTTCACGGCCACGCGGCTCCGGGCGTGATCATCGGCGGCTATATGGTGGAAAAAGCCCGCCGCGCCCTGCCCGGGGGCATTCTTTTCGACGCCGTTTCCGAAACCGTGCAATGCCTGCCCGACGCCGTGCAGATGCTCACGCCCTGTACTGTGGGCAACGGCTGGCTGCGCATCTGCAATTTCGGCATTTACGCGCTTTCGCTCTACGACAAGTACACGGGCGAGGGCGTGCGGGTGCGTCTGGATGTGGACAAGCTGGACCGCTGGCCGCACACCCGCATCTGGCTGCTGAAGGAAAAGCCCAAATCCGAGCAGGAGCCGGAGCTGCTGCGCGCGGAAATGGCCGAAGCGGCCATGGACATGCTCAGTCTGAGCAAAATTCAGATCAGACCGGAATTGCTGCGGCGCAAGGGCAAGGGTGCCATTGTGCGCTGTCCGCTCTGCGGTGAATGGTATCCGGCGGCTTTCGGCCGGATCTGCCGTTCCTGCCAGGGCGACAGCCCCTATGAGCAGGGGCCCGGTCTGGCCTTCCAGGAGCCCCGGCTCACGGCGGTGCCCGTGGAGCAGGCCGTGGGCCAGCACGTTCTGCACGACATGACCAAAATTGTGCCGCAACAGTCCAAGGGCGCGGTCTTCAAGGCCGGGCAGAACATCGATGTGGGCGACATCTGCCGCTTGCAGCAGATGGGGCGCTTCCGGGTCTATACCGAGGAGGCCGCCGGGGACAATCCGGACTTCGTGCACGAGGACGCGGCGGTCAGGGCTTTTGCCGAGCTCATGCCCGGCGAGGGCGTCGCGCCCCAGGGCGAGCCCAGTGAGGGCAAAATCAATTTCCGCGCCGAGCGGGACGGCCTGTTCGAGGTGGACCGGGAGCGGCTCGCGGCCTTCAACATGCTGCCGGACGTGATGTGCGCCACGCGCCACGGCATGAGCGTGGTGCGCAAGGGCGCGCGTCTGGCGGGCAGCCGGGCCATTCCACTGCTGCTGGCGCGGCCGGTCTTTCTCAAGGCCCTGAGCCTGCTGGACGGCGGCCCGCTGTTCCGGGTGCGTCCCATGCGCAAGGCCAGGGTGGGCACTCTGGTCACGGGCACGGAGGTTTTTCAGGGCCTGATCCAGGACCGCTTTGCCCCCATTATCCGCCAGAAGGCCGAAAACCTGGGCTGCACCGTGGTGGGCGAGCGTGTGGCTCCGGACGACGCTCCGGCCATCGGCGCGGCTCTCGCGCAACTGCTGGATCTGGGCGCGGATCTGATCATCACCACCGCCGGTCTGTCCGTGGACCCGGACGACGTGACCCGCAAGGCCCTGTTGGACGCCGGGCTGACGGACCTGAGCTTCGGCCTGCCCGTGCTGCCCGGAACCATGACCCTGCTGGGCCGCATCGGCGGAGCCCAGGTGCTGGGCGTGCCCGCTTGCGCGCTGTTCTACAAGACCACGGCCCTGGATCTGATGCTGCCGCGCCTGCTGGCCAATGTGCCCATGAGCCGGGCCGACCTGGCCCTGTTGGGGCATGGCGGTCTTTGTCTGGAGTGCAAAAGCTGCGATTTCCCCAAATGCACCTTCGGGCGCTGA
- a CDS encoding glycerate kinase type-2 family protein, translating into MEGQREILRHVFDAALKAVAPDAALLRHVRLDGAGRGELVADGRRWNLADRRVRVLGAGKGVAPMAQALEDMLGERLDQGFVVVKYDHGLPLKRICQAEAGHPVPDEAGVRATGRMLEMARTSTERDLLICLLTGGASALTPAPAPGLSLADLRQTTQLLLDCGATIHELNAVRKHLSAFSGGQLARAAGRATVLSVIVSDVVGDPLDVIASGPTAPDASSFDDCREILERFGLESRLPSAVRDYLRAGLAGRAPETPKPGDPLFGRVRNILAATNRQALDAAARAAEARGYIPYVLTDRLTGEARQKAVELAAEARRRAEAPGQGGKGLCLLAGGETTVTIQGRGRGGRNQEMALAAALELEGQPRVCALFAGTDGTDGPTDAAGGFAFSDSVARMGGREAARALLAENNSNAALALSGDLLITGPTRTNVMDLAVLLVDRP; encoded by the coding sequence ATGGAAGGACAGCGTGAAATCTTGCGGCATGTCTTTGACGCGGCCCTGAAGGCTGTGGCTCCGGATGCCGCGCTGCTGCGCCATGTGCGCCTCGACGGCGCGGGCAGGGGCGAGCTTGTGGCCGACGGCCGCCGCTGGAACCTGGCGGACCGCCGGGTGCGGGTACTGGGTGCCGGAAAGGGCGTCGCGCCCATGGCCCAAGCTCTGGAAGACATGCTGGGCGAGCGTCTGGACCAGGGCTTTGTGGTGGTCAAGTATGACCACGGCCTGCCTTTGAAGCGCATTTGCCAGGCCGAAGCCGGGCATCCCGTGCCGGACGAGGCCGGAGTGCGGGCCACCGGCCGCATGCTGGAGATGGCCCGGACCTCCACGGAGCGGGATCTGCTGATCTGCCTGCTCACGGGCGGGGCCAGCGCCCTGACGCCCGCGCCCGCGCCGGGCCTGAGTCTCGCGGATCTCAGGCAGACCACTCAGTTGCTGCTGGACTGCGGCGCGACCATCCATGAACTCAACGCGGTGCGCAAACATCTTTCGGCCTTCAGCGGCGGGCAGTTGGCCCGCGCCGCCGGGCGCGCCACGGTGCTCAGCGTCATCGTCTCCGACGTGGTGGGCGACCCGCTGGACGTCATCGCCTCCGGCCCCACCGCGCCGGATGCCTCCAGTTTTGACGATTGCCGCGAAATACTCGAACGTTTCGGTCTGGAGTCCCGCTTGCCGTCGGCGGTGCGGGACTATCTGCGCGCGGGCCTTGCCGGGCGTGCGCCGGAAACGCCCAAGCCGGGCGATCCCCTGTTCGGTCGGGTGCGGAACATTCTGGCGGCCACCAACCGCCAGGCCCTGGATGCCGCCGCCCGCGCCGCCGAGGCCCGCGGCTACATTCCCTACGTGCTGACCGACCGGCTGACGGGCGAGGCCCGGCAAAAGGCCGTGGAACTGGCTGCCGAAGCCCGGCGCCGCGCGGAAGCTCCGGGTCAGGGCGGCAAGGGCCTGTGTCTGCTGGCGGGCGGAGAAACCACGGTGACCATCCAAGGCCGGGGCAGGGGAGGCCGCAATCAGGAAATGGCCCTGGCCGCCGCTCTGGAGCTGGAGGGCCAGCCGCGCGTCTGCGCCCTTTTCGCGGGTACGGACGGCACGGACGGCCCCACGGACGCGGCCGGAGGCTTTGCCTTCAGCGACAGCGTCGCCCGAATGGGAGGCCGTGAGGCCGCCCGCGCCCTGCTGGCCGAAAACAACAGCAACGCGGCCCTGGCCTTGAGCGGCGACCTGCTGATCACCGGGCCGACCCGCACCAATGTCATGGATCTGGCCGTGCTGCTGGTGGACCGGCCCTGA
- a CDS encoding Fur family transcriptional regulator: MAQVQTRMTRQRAVILEELRKTKSHPTADELYSIVRERLPRISLGTVYRNLDFLADSGEIRRLEAAGSTKRFDGDISWHQHVRCLRCGRIGDVMQPLATPPVDGIQVEGFFSIVGSRIEFDGICDECAGRQNDVQ, translated from the coding sequence ATGGCTCAAGTCCAGACCAGAATGACACGGCAACGTGCCGTGATTTTAGAAGAATTACGCAAAACCAAGAGCCATCCCACTGCCGATGAGCTCTACAGTATTGTACGTGAGCGCCTGCCGCGCATCAGCTTGGGCACTGTGTACCGCAACCTTGATTTTCTGGCTGACAGCGGCGAAATTCGCCGTCTGGAAGCGGCCGGTTCCACCAAGCGTTTTGACGGGGACATTTCCTGGCATCAGCACGTGCGCTGCCTGCGTTGCGGGCGTATCGGCGATGTGATGCAGCCCCTGGCCACGCCCCCGGTGGACGGCATCCAGGTGGAGGGCTTTTTTTCCATCGTGGGCTCGCGCATTGAGTTTGACGGCATCTGCGACGAGTGCGCGGGCCGTCAGAACGATGTGCAATAG
- a CDS encoding bacterioferritin, with the protein MAANKKTRKEKVIEVLNKARSMELFAIHQYMNQHYNLSDKDYGELAANMKLIAIDEMRHAEDFAERIKELGGEPTAQKDGSVKGGQAVPVIYEDDVNLEDNTIEAYNQFIKICEEEGDNVTARLFERIIDEEQIHLNYYENTSNHIKTLGDTFLAKIAGTPSDIGPSKGFVNGAEAE; encoded by the coding sequence ATGGCAGCCAATAAAAAAACCCGCAAAGAAAAAGTCATCGAAGTGCTCAACAAGGCCCGCAGCATGGAGCTCTTCGCCATTCATCAGTATATGAACCAGCATTACAACCTCAGCGACAAGGACTATGGCGAACTGGCCGCCAACATGAAGCTGATCGCCATTGACGAAATGCGCCACGCCGAAGACTTCGCCGAGCGCATCAAGGAACTGGGCGGCGAACCCACGGCCCAGAAAGACGGCAGCGTGAAAGGCGGCCAGGCTGTGCCCGTCATCTATGAAGACGACGTAAACCTTGAGGACAACACCATTGAGGCGTATAATCAGTTCATCAAGATCTGTGAGGAAGAAGGCGACAACGTGACCGCCCGCCTGTTTGAGCGGATCATCGACGAAGAGCAGATCCATCTGAACTACTACGAAAACACCTCCAACCATATCAAGACGCTGGGCGACACCTTCCTGGCCAAAATCGCGGGTACGCCTTCCGACATCGGGCCGTCCAAGGGCTTTGTGAACGGCGCCGAGGCCGAATAA
- a CDS encoding rubredoxin: MADPKDIWRCQMVNCGYMYDPDRGDKRHKIPAGTKFEDLPDDWRCPVCGAAKKSFRRLSEEV, from the coding sequence ATGGCTGATCCCAAGGATATCTGGCGTTGTCAGATGGTTAATTGCGGCTATATGTATGATCCCGACCGGGGCGACAAACGGCATAAAATTCCAGCCGGAACCAAGTTTGAGGATCTGCCTGACGACTGGCGCTGCCCGGTCTGCGGAGCCGCCAAAAAAAGCTTCCGCCGCTTAAGCGAGGAAGTATAA
- the tnpA gene encoding IS200/IS605 family transposase, producing MGDAKSLAHTRWNCKYHIVFAPKYRRQVFYGEKKRAIGEILRKLCEWKDVKIVEAECCPDHIHMLLEIPPKMSVSSFMGYLKGKSSLMIYEQFGDLKFKYRNREFWCRGYYVDTVGKNKAKIQDYIKHQLESDKLGDQLSLPYPRSPFTGRK from the coding sequence ATGGGTGACGCCAAAAGTTTAGCCCACACAAGGTGGAACTGCAAATATCACATTGTTTTTGCGCCTAAATATCGCCGCCAGGTGTTCTATGGTGAAAAGAAGCGCGCCATTGGCGAAATTCTGCGCAAGTTGTGCGAATGGAAGGATGTAAAAATAGTGGAGGCAGAATGTTGCCCAGACCACATCCACATGCTGCTTGAGATTCCCCCCAAAATGAGTGTGTCGAGTTTTATGGGCTATCTAAAGGGTAAGAGTAGTCTCATGATCTATGAACAATTTGGGGATTTGAAGTTCAAATACCGCAATCGAGAATTTTGGTGCCGTGGGTATTACGTCGATACAGTGGGCAAGAATAAGGCCAAGATTCAGGATTACATCAAGCATCAGCTGGAGTCGGATAAACTTGGCGATCAGTTGAGCCTACCCTACCCAAGGAGCCCGTTTACGGGCCGCAAGTAA
- the ybaK gene encoding Cys-tRNA(Pro) deacylase, whose product MPAARIPKTNAARLLEGLGIQFSLHHVEVDEEDLSAVSMARKLDAEPERVFKTLVARGDKNGVLMACIPAAAELDLKALAAASGNKHAEMVPLKEVRPLTGYIRGGCSPLAAKKAYPVLIDQSAATHERIYVSAGLRGVQIQLGPNDLLRATQGAYAPLTRSAD is encoded by the coding sequence ATGCCCGCCGCCAGGATTCCTAAAACCAATGCCGCCCGCCTGCTGGAAGGGCTGGGCATTCAGTTCAGTCTGCACCACGTCGAGGTGGACGAAGAAGATCTTTCCGCCGTGAGCATGGCCCGCAAACTGGACGCCGAACCGGAACGCGTGTTCAAAACCCTGGTGGCCAGGGGGGACAAAAACGGGGTGCTGATGGCCTGCATTCCGGCGGCCGCGGAACTGGACCTCAAAGCCCTGGCAGCGGCTTCGGGCAACAAGCACGCGGAAATGGTGCCGCTCAAGGAAGTCCGCCCGCTCACCGGCTATATCCGGGGCGGCTGCTCCCCGCTGGCCGCCAAAAAGGCCTACCCTGTCCTGATTGACCAAAGCGCCGCGACACACGAACGCATCTACGTGAGCGCCGGTTTGCGCGGCGTGCAGATCCAGCTTGGGCCCAACGACCTGTTGCGCGCCACGCAAGGCGCCTATGCGCCGCTGACCCGCTCGGCCGACTGA